A window of Sutcliffiella cohnii contains these coding sequences:
- the moaC gene encoding cyclic pyranopterin monophosphate synthase MoaC, producing the protein MSSFSHFNEHGRPKMVDVSEKGETKRSATARSSIVFSKELYEAINSGSIKKGDPLQTAQIAGIMAAKKTWELIPMCHPLLLQGIDFSFEYISHPSHYELQIDCEVRCSGNTGVEMEALTAVSVAALTFYDMCKAMDKAMVIKETFLFEKKGGKSDFIHNKS; encoded by the coding sequence ATGAGTTCATTTTCACATTTCAACGAACATGGTCGACCAAAAATGGTAGACGTTTCAGAAAAAGGAGAAACGAAAAGAAGTGCCACAGCGCGTAGCTCTATCGTTTTTTCTAAAGAACTATACGAAGCGATTAATAGTGGAAGTATTAAAAAAGGTGATCCATTACAAACTGCACAAATCGCCGGTATTATGGCCGCAAAGAAAACGTGGGAGCTTATCCCAATGTGTCATCCTCTACTATTACAAGGAATTGATTTTTCATTCGAGTATATTTCTCATCCTTCGCATTATGAATTACAGATCGACTGTGAAGTGAGATGTAGCGGTAACACCGGGGTCGAAATGGAAGCTTTAACAGCAGTATCTGTGGCGGCTCTAACGTTTTACGATATGTGTAAAGCGATGGATAAGGCGATGGTTATTAAAGAAACGTTCCTCTTTGAGAAAAAAGGTGGAAAAAGTGACTTTATCCACAATAAAAGCTAG